Proteins encoded by one window of Polaribacter haliotis:
- a CDS encoding HD domain-containing protein, which translates to MKKTTPNKLKILNDPIYGFIQIPNSLIFDVIEHPYFQRLRRITQMGFSNLVYPGANHTRFHHAIGCMHLMQKAIRVLRFKQVEISDKEECGLYLAILLHDIGHGAFSHALEHSIVSGISHEEISLKFMKKLNEEFSGELTLAIEIFEGKNPRKFLGQLISSQLDIDRLDYLKRDSFYTGVTEGNISSDRLIAMMNVKNDELVIEKKGIYSVEKFLIARRLMYWQVYLHKTGLVAENILVNVLKRAKELAEKGVELYSSSALHYFLYNQINANNFTEETLEMFSKLDDYDILSAIKEWVNHDDKILSLLAKMIVDRNLLRIEMQKEAFEDSYIDKKKQKAVEKLNISKEETRYFVFTQQIRNQAYNLEKPVLILNKKGKLKDIAKASDQLNLQALTKPVVKHFICYPK; encoded by the coding sequence TTGAAGAAAACAACACCCAATAAACTTAAAATATTAAACGATCCAATTTATGGATTTATACAAATACCAAACTCTTTAATTTTTGATGTTATAGAACACCCATATTTTCAGCGTTTACGAAGAATAACACAAATGGGTTTTTCTAATTTAGTATATCCAGGAGCGAATCACACACGTTTTCATCATGCCATTGGTTGTATGCATTTAATGCAGAAGGCGATACGTGTTTTACGTTTTAAACAAGTCGAAATTTCTGATAAAGAAGAATGTGGTTTGTATTTGGCAATTTTGTTACATGATATTGGTCATGGCGCATTTTCGCACGCTTTGGAACATAGTATTGTGAGTGGAATTTCTCATGAAGAAATTTCGTTAAAATTTATGAAGAAATTAAACGAAGAATTCAGTGGAGAGCTCACACTAGCCATTGAAATTTTCGAAGGCAAAAATCCACGTAAATTTTTAGGTCAATTAATTTCTAGTCAGTTAGATATCGATAGATTAGATTATTTAAAACGAGATAGTTTTTACACAGGTGTAACAGAAGGTAATATTTCATCAGATCGTTTAATTGCAATGATGAATGTTAAAAACGACGAATTAGTTATCGAGAAAAAAGGAATTTATTCCGTTGAAAAATTCTTAATTGCCAGAAGACTTATGTATTGGCAAGTGTATTTGCATAAAACAGGTTTGGTTGCAGAAAATATTTTAGTCAATGTTTTAAAAAGAGCAAAAGAATTGGCAGAAAAAGGAGTGGAGTTGTATTCGAGTTCTGCACTTCATTATTTTTTATACAATCAAATTAATGCTAATAATTTCACAGAAGAAACGTTAGAAATGTTTTCTAAATTAGATGATTATGATATTTTATCAGCTATAAAAGAATGGGTAAACCACGATGATAAAATATTATCACTTTTAGCAAAAATGATTGTCGATAGAAATTTATTACGAATAGAAATGCAAAAAGAGGCTTTTGAGGATTCATACATTGACAAAAAGAAACAAAAAGCAGTCGAAAAACTAAACATTTCAAAAGAAGAAACGCGTTACTTTGTTTTTACACAGCAAATTAGAAATCAAGCTTATAATTTAGAGAAACCAGTATTAATATTGAATAAAAAAGGCAAACTAAAAGATATAGCCAAAGCATCTGACCAATTAAATTTACAAGCATTAACAAAGCCAGTAGTAAAACACTTTATTTGTTATCCAAAATAA